A single genomic interval of Zingiber officinale cultivar Zhangliang chromosome 4A, Zo_v1.1, whole genome shotgun sequence harbors:
- the LOC121971474 gene encoding putative disease resistance protein RGA4: MIQVVTNSLDSILLQKSILLNLPQSNSHMSLNSYRETHSCNSFVVIGRELEKNKIVNMLTKDDNESSHGTLKVITIVGMGGLGKTTLAQLAFNDEGVKAHFESSRMWTVVGAEFNPVKIMKSVLELATDAPVKISQIDSVRKNLEKTLSGKKFLLVLDDVWNKDPLKWGVLKAALTCGARGSKILVTTRSQQVSSIMGSSNTTHQLQQLSGYDCLSLFKQFAFGDEVADRTLMEIGRKIVEKCGGVPLAAISLGSMLRSSREETYWSSVLKSEIWQLGNEEDKVLAVLKLSYDTLPPRSKKCFAFASLFPKNTRIAKDELIRLWIANGFIRSEGNFDAETNGKHVFNDLVMGLFFLFEDKCTMHDLMRDLARSVSANIYWNSKEDLVKHSGNRTYHLHLESSDISKITQALGKKSLYLRTLILIHCYLYVNLPAIVFSELKFLRVLDLSYNGIREVPTSIENLIHLRYLNLSRNHIEVLPDSVTLLPNLQYLNLSFNHGLRQLPKELGNMQNLWDFNLSGNNIQVLPDSITLLSNLRYLNLSFNVELRELPKELGNMQNLRDLDLQRDFRLTHMPCGLSQLTNLRSLPLFIAGDKTSACSIIELEDLKLHGKMEIKFSNDYKNYSCGGRKILKNKDLNELCLEFNGSERYDNDMLDDLCPNTSLKKLSIWDYMSPQFPTWLIELQLPKLVEVSLVNCRGCEPIPPFGNLQFLKKLCLRSMADFTQMGAEFYGYRGFPSLQELFLYEMNNLEEWSESHGVVELFPKLQSLKILGCRKLKSMPRLPRIQHLDISCCSGSILSCIGGLTSLSVLQVEKMNDMTSLPSGWIRNLTSLTELQIKGCRQLQSLPGDEMQYLEMLRSLTIEQCYNLASFPSKVGRLSSLCFLRLRGCPSIILQPEELVEILNSVHEFKIHICGNKVNLSGQLQYLHKLKKLSLCGAHDESFTYNYKIGNEIQKLTICCCDELESLMTTEPTSSALQKLKINDISNLTTLPEWLQHLKSLHFLSIQDCPRLERVPRGLKNLYMLKRLWIVGCPQLKSRCQRETGEDWPIISYVPYVHIP, encoded by the coding sequence ATGATACAAGTTGTAACAAATAGTCTGGATTCTATTTTGCTACAAAAGTCCATTCTTCTTAATTTGCCACAAAGCAATAGCCACATGTCACTAAATTCCTACAGAGAAACCCACTCCTGCAATAGCTTTGTTGTTATAGGGAGAGAACTAGAGAAGAATAAGATTGTCAACATGTTAACAAAGGATGATAATGAAAGCAGTCATGGTACATTGAAGGTCATCACCATTGTTGGGATGGGTGGCCTGGGGAAGACTACACTTGCTCAGCTTGCTTTTAATGACGAGGGGGTGAAAGCTCATTTTGAAAGTTCAAGAATGTGGACAGTTGTTGGGGCTGAATTTAACCCGGTAAAGATAATGAAGTCTGTTTTAGAATTGGCTACTGATGCACCGGTTAAAATCTCACAAATAGATTCAGTGAGGAAGAACTTAGAAAAAACATTATCTGGGAAGAAATTTCTTCTCGTGCTAGATgatgtttggaataaagatcctttaAAGTGGGGTGTACTAAAAGCAGCCTTAACATGTGGGGCGAGAGGAAGTAAAATTTTGGTGACAACTCGTAGCCAACAGGTCTCTTCAATTATGGGCTCATCCAATACCACTCACCAACTACAACAGTTGTCCGGATATGATTGCTTGTCCCTGTTTAAACAATTTGCATTTGGAGACGAAGTAGCCGATCGAACCTTGATGGAAATTGGTAGAAAGATTGTTGAAAAATGTGGCGGTGTTCCCTTGGCTGCCATATCTCTTGGTAGCATGCTCCGTAGCTCTCGAGAGGAAACTTACTGGTCCTCAGTATTGAAGAGTGAAATATGGCAGCTAGGAAATGAGGAAGATAAAGTGTTAGCTGTATTAAAGTTGAGCTACGACACTCTCCCTCCACGATCAAAGAAATGTTTTGCATTTGCTTCCCTATTCCCAAAAAATACTAGGATTGCAAAGGATGAACTGATAAGACTATGGATAGCAAATGGTTTCATACGTTCAGAAGGAAATTTTGATGCTGAAACAAATGGCAAGCATGTCTTTAATGATCTAGTAATGGGGTTATTCTTTCTCTTCGAGGATAAGTGCACGATGCATGATTTGATGCGTGATCTGGCACGATCAGTATCCGCAAATATATATTGGAATTCTAAAGAAGACTTGGTAAAACATAGTGGAAACAGAACATATCATTTGCATCTAGAGTCGTCGGATATATCAAAGATTACTCAGGCCTTAGGCAAGAAGTCATTGTACTTGCGTACCCTTATATTAATTCATTGTTATTTATATGTCAATCTACCTGCAATTGTCTTCTCAGAATTGAAATTCTTGCGGGTGTTAGATTTAAGTTACAATGGCATCAGGGAGGTGCCAACATCAATAGAAAATCTGATACATTTGAGGTACCTCAACTTATCTAGGAATCATATTGAAGTTCTACCCGACTCCGTAACCCTTCTCCCCAATTTACAGTATCTCAATCTCAGTTTCAATCATGGACTTCGACAGCTACCAAAAGAgttagggaatatgcaaaacctTTGGGATTTCAATTTATCTGGGAATAATATTCAAGTTCTACCAGACTCCATAACCCTTCTCTCCAATTTACGGTATCTCAATCTCAGTTTCAATGTGGAACTTCGAGAGCTACCAAAAGAgttagggaatatgcaaaacctTCGGGATCTTGATTTGCAACGTGATTTTAGATTGACACACATGCCCTGTGGATTATCTCAACTAACTAATCTTCGAAGTTTACCTCTCTTTATTGCTGGTGACAAAACTAGCGCATGCTCAATTATAGAGCTTGAGGATTTGAAGCTTCATGGCAAAATGGAAATTAAATTTTCCAATGATTATAAGAATTATTCTTGTGGTGGAAGAAAAATCTTGAAGAATAAAGATCTTAATGAACTATGCCTAGAGTTTAATGGTTCAGAAAGATATGACAACGACATGTTGGATGATCTTTGTCCCAACACGAGCTTAAAGAAGTTGAGCATATGGGATTATATGAGCCCACAATTTCCAACATGGTTGATAGAGTTACAACTGCCAAAGTTGGTTGAAGTTAGCCTTGTAAACTGCCGTGGTTGTGAGCCTATTCCTCCGTTTGGAAATCTACAGTTTCTTAAGAAGCTTTGCTTGCGATCTATGGCTGACTTCACACAGATGGGTGCTGAGTTTTATGGTTACAGAGGCTTTCCTTCCCTTCAAGAACTCTTTTTGTATGAGATGAATAATTTAGAGGAATGGTCAGAGTCTCATGGCGTCGTTGAGTTGTTCCCTAAATTGCAAAGTCTGAAAATTTTAGGTTGTCGTAAATTGAAAAGTATGCCGCGACTTCCTAGAATCCAACACCTTGATATATCATGCTGCAGTGGGAGCATACTCTCATGTATCGGAGGGCTAACTTCTCTCTCTGTTCTCCAAGTTGAGAAGATGAATGACATGACATCTCTTCCAAGTGGTTGGATCAGAAACTTAACATCCTTGACGGAATTACAAATTAAAGGATGCAGACAACTTCAATCTCTTCCTGGGGATGAAATGCAGTACCTAGAAATGCTTCGTTCATTGACCATTGAACAATGTTATAATTTGGCATCCTTCCCGTCAAAAGTGGGGCGTCTCAGTTCTCTTTGTTTTCTACGGCTCAGAGGTTGTCCAAGTATAATATTGCAGCCAGAAGAACTCGTAGAAATTTTGAATTCAGTACATGAGTTCAAAATACATATTTGTGGCAACAAAGTCAATTTAAGTGGGCAACTGCAATACTTACACAAGCTCAAAAAATTGTCTCTATGTGGTGCACATGATGAATCATTTACTTATAATTACAAGATTGggaatgaaatccaaaaattAACTATTTGTTGTTGTGATGAATTGGAGTCGTTGATGACAACAGAACCAACAAGCAGTGCCCTACAAAAGCTAAAGATAAATGATATTTCCAATCTCACGACCTTGCCTGAATGGCTGCAACATCTCAAGTCTCTTCATTTCCTATCAATCCAAGACTGCCCACGATTAGAAAGGGTGCCAAGGGGTTTGAAGAATCTATATATGTTGAAAAGGTTGTGGATTGTCGGTTGCCCACAACTGAAAAGTAGATGCCAAAGGGAGACAGGCGAAGATTGGCCGATCATCTCATATGTTCCATATGTTCATATTCCATAG